One window of Bacillota bacterium genomic DNA carries:
- a CDS encoding ribose-phosphate pyrophosphokinase has translation MLACHRKLKIFSGNSNPSLAQEIASRLNTPLVKSQVGRFSDGETRVQIYESIRGADVFVIQSLCRPVHDNIMELLIVIDALKRASARSITAVVPYYAYARQDRKSLPREPIAAKLLANLITAAGASRVLTIDLHAPQIQGFFDIPVDHLKGAPILAEHLLARGLEGCVVVSPDVGGVTRARVLAEHLDGTLAIIDKRRPRPNVAEVMNIIGDVADKPAVLIDDLIDTAGTVCEGARALIRAGATEVWACCTHGVLSGPAIGRLREAPIKEVVITNTIPVEAHENIDKMTVLSVAPLFAEAIRRIYEELSVSILFD, from the coding sequence ATGCTGGCATGCCACCGAAAGCTCAAGATTTTCTCGGGCAATTCCAACCCATCACTTGCCCAGGAGATCGCGAGCCGGCTGAACACTCCTCTGGTGAAGTCCCAGGTAGGGAGGTTCAGCGACGGGGAGACCAGGGTCCAGATCTACGAGAGCATCAGGGGAGCCGACGTTTTTGTCATCCAGTCCCTTTGCCGGCCGGTCCACGACAACATCATGGAGCTTCTGATCGTCATAGATGCCCTCAAGCGCGCGTCGGCCCGGTCGATCACAGCAGTTGTTCCCTATTACGCCTACGCAAGGCAGGATCGGAAGTCCCTTCCACGTGAGCCCATCGCAGCAAAACTCCTGGCCAATCTCATAACCGCTGCCGGAGCCTCAAGGGTGCTCACGATCGACCTTCATGCTCCGCAGATCCAAGGCTTCTTCGACATCCCTGTGGACCATCTAAAGGGTGCCCCCATCCTCGCGGAACACCTGCTCGCCAGGGGGCTTGAGGGGTGCGTGGTTGTGTCACCTGACGTCGGAGGTGTGACCCGCGCGAGGGTCTTGGCGGAACATCTGGATGGGACGCTTGCCATCATCGACAAGCGGCGACCCAGGCCAAACGTCGCCGAGGTGATGAACATAATCGGCGATGTTGCGGACAAGCCCGCTGTGCTCATCGATGACTTGATCGATACGGCTGGGACTGTGTGTGAAGGGGCGCGTGCTTTGATCCGGGCGGGTGCCACTGAGGTCTGGGCATGCTGTACGCACGGCGTACTCTCTGGTCCCGCCATCGGCAGGCTTAGGGAAGCCCCCATCAAGGAAGTCGTCATCACAAACACCATCCCAGTCGAGGCCCACGAGAATATCGATAAGATGACAGTCCTCTCGGTGGCGCCGCTGTTTGCCGAGGCTATACGGCGGATATACGAGGAACTGTCAGTGAGCATACTCTTCGACTGA
- the glmU gene encoding bifunctional UDP-N-acetylglucosamine diphosphorylase/glucosamine-1-phosphate N-acetyltransferase GlmU encodes MGPFIGLILAAGLGKRMRSALPKVLHEVAGVPMVDHVFRTVRDAGAKKVLVLVGHGGERIEEHFRANVEIVWQKEQLGTGHAVMCAADALSGYDGAVVVVPGDVPLLQASSIRHLVEQHEKSGSAATMLTMVLSDPAAYGRVVRDGAGRVTGVVEFKDASDEIRTVREVNTGVFCFSTRLLFEALPHVTNDNQQGEYYLPDVIPVLISRGHAVSALTLSDPLEGMGVNSRVELASAERVMRDRKRWEVMDSGVTLVDPGSTFIDMDVRIGRDTVILPFTIIQGSTSIGESCSVGPYVNIRDAVVGDGCKIGPFSFIRPGTVLADSVKVGDFVEVKNAKIATGSKVPHLTYVGDAIIGSGVNVGAGTITCNYDGYKKHTTVIEDGAFIGANSNLVAPVTVGREAYVATGSTVTTDVPPGSLAIARARQENKEGWVAKLKATRAAREENR; translated from the coding sequence ATGGGTCCCTTCATAGGCCTCATCCTCGCTGCCGGCCTCGGCAAGCGCATGAGGTCCGCGCTTCCTAAGGTGCTGCACGAAGTAGCCGGGGTTCCCATGGTCGACCACGTGTTCCGGACCGTCCGTGATGCCGGTGCCAAGAAGGTCCTGGTGCTCGTGGGTCACGGTGGCGAGAGGATCGAGGAGCATTTCAGAGCCAACGTGGAGATCGTCTGGCAGAAGGAGCAACTCGGTACAGGCCATGCCGTAATGTGTGCGGCGGACGCGTTGTCTGGATACGATGGCGCCGTCGTAGTGGTCCCCGGAGATGTTCCTCTCCTACAAGCATCTTCCATTCGACACCTAGTCGAACAGCACGAGAAATCTGGAAGTGCGGCGACTATGCTCACCATGGTCCTTTCGGACCCGGCAGCCTACGGCCGTGTTGTCCGGGACGGTGCCGGCCGCGTCACCGGAGTTGTCGAGTTCAAAGACGCATCGGACGAAATCCGCACGGTGCGCGAGGTCAACACCGGCGTCTTCTGTTTTTCCACGAGGCTGCTTTTTGAGGCATTGCCACACGTGACCAACGACAACCAGCAGGGTGAGTATTACCTTCCCGACGTCATCCCTGTCCTCATCTCGCGCGGTCATGCCGTGAGCGCCCTTACCCTGTCCGACCCACTGGAAGGCATGGGGGTCAATTCCAGGGTGGAGCTTGCGTCTGCGGAACGCGTTATGCGTGATCGCAAGCGCTGGGAAGTGATGGACTCCGGGGTTACGCTCGTTGATCCTGGAAGCACTTTCATCGATATGGATGTCAGGATCGGCCGGGACACAGTTATTCTTCCCTTCACCATCATCCAGGGCTCGACATCCATCGGGGAATCCTGCTCAGTAGGACCATACGTGAACATTCGTGATGCTGTGGTCGGCGACGGATGCAAGATCGGCCCGTTCTCGTTCATAAGACCCGGTACTGTTCTCGCTGACAGTGTCAAGGTGGGCGATTTCGTCGAAGTCAAGAACGCTAAGATCGCAACCGGAAGCAAGGTGCCACACCTCACCTACGTCGGCGATGCGATCATCGGCTCCGGGGTCAACGTGGGAGCCGGGACCATTACCTGCAACTATGACGGCTACAAGAAACACACTACAGTGATTGAAGATGGCGCGTTCATAGGCGCGAACTCCAATCTCGTCGCTCCAGTCACGGTGGGGCGAGAAGCATACGTGGCTACGGGATCCACGGTGACGACGGATGTTCCCCCAGGATCTCTTGCCATAGCGCGGGCACGTCAGGAGAACAAAGAGGGCTGGGTTGCGAAGCTGAAGGCGACCCGAGCCGCTCGGGAGGAGAATCGGTAA
- a CDS encoding alpha/beta-type small acid-soluble spore protein, with amino-acid sequence MPGRNNNRTVIPQARQALDRMKYEIANELNIPTNLIQGDYWGNLSSRDCGAVGGNMVRRMIQAAEQSLIANTTAGVRLGFQQAVSPLLGAGLHGQQLQQQQFQQPLQQQQFQQPLGGQQFQQQPVSGVGIPGTTV; translated from the coding sequence GTGCCCGGACGCAACAACAACCGTACCGTGATCCCCCAGGCCAGGCAGGCTCTGGATCGGATGAAGTATGAGATCGCAAATGAGTTGAACATCCCGACAAACCTCATTCAGGGCGACTACTGGGGCAACCTCAGTTCTAGGGATTGTGGGGCTGTTGGCGGCAACATGGTCAGGAGGATGATCCAGGCAGCCGAGCAATCGCTCATAGCGAACACCACCGCCGGCGTTCGCCTTGGCTTCCAGCAAGCGGTTTCTCCGCTTCTCGGAGCCGGCCTCCACGGCCAGCAGCTCCAGCAGCAACAGTTCCAACAGCCACTTCAACAGCAGCAATTCCAGCAACCACTTGGGGGACAGCAGTTCCAGCAGCAACCAGTTTCCGGCGTAGGCATACCGGGAACCACGGTGTAA